A single window of Cydia splendana chromosome 13, ilCydSple1.2, whole genome shotgun sequence DNA harbors:
- the LOC134796050 gene encoding vitamin K epoxide reductase complex subunit 1 isoform X2, producing MPHDPCACPLPTFKMGKKGLDRAIISAAIAGILISTYALFVEMTAEADSDYKAFCDLAEKVSCSNVLTSDFSKGFGIAEKGSVWEIPNCIYGIVFYCLMIIMTTYDQLCVVQMQFLTAMLSVVMCVYLAYLLLFILQDFCVICVSTYLVNIGIATLVYKKLNYVLKKCH from the exons ATGCCACATGATCCGTGTGCTTGTCCTCT cccTACCTTCAAAATGGGTAAAAAAGGTTTAGACAGAGCTATCATATCGGCAGCGATAGCCGGCATCTTGATATCCACTTACGCCTTGTTCGTGGAGATGACCGCAGAAGCAGACTCCGACTACAAGGCCTTCTGCGACCTCGCTGAAAAAGTCAGCTGCTCGAATGTTCTCACGTCTGA tttctcCAAAGGATTTGGCATAGCGGAGAAAGGGTCGGTGTGGGAAATTCCGAATTGCATTTATGGAATTGTTTTCTACTGCctcatgattattatga CTACGTATGACCAGCTGTGTGTGGTGCAAATGCAGTTTTTAACTGCAATGCTGTCGGTTGTTATGTGCGTTTATTTAGCCTACCTTTTATTATTCATTCTACAGGATTTCTGCGTGATTTGTGTCTCCACTTATTTGGTAAATATTGGCATAGCCACATTAGTCTATAAGAAATTGAATTATGTCCTTAAAAAATGTCATTAA
- the LOC134796050 gene encoding vitamin K epoxide reductase complex subunit 1 isoform X1 produces the protein MVARCIVITDGPTFKMGKKGLDRAIISAAIAGILISTYALFVEMTAEADSDYKAFCDLAEKVSCSNVLTSDFSKGFGIAEKGSVWEIPNCIYGIVFYCLMIIMTTYDQLCVVQMQFLTAMLSVVMCVYLAYLLLFILQDFCVICVSTYLVNIGIATLVYKKLNYVLKKCH, from the exons ATGGTCGCGCGTTGCATCGTGATAACAGACGG cccTACCTTCAAAATGGGTAAAAAAGGTTTAGACAGAGCTATCATATCGGCAGCGATAGCCGGCATCTTGATATCCACTTACGCCTTGTTCGTGGAGATGACCGCAGAAGCAGACTCCGACTACAAGGCCTTCTGCGACCTCGCTGAAAAAGTCAGCTGCTCGAATGTTCTCACGTCTGA tttctcCAAAGGATTTGGCATAGCGGAGAAAGGGTCGGTGTGGGAAATTCCGAATTGCATTTATGGAATTGTTTTCTACTGCctcatgattattatga CTACGTATGACCAGCTGTGTGTGGTGCAAATGCAGTTTTTAACTGCAATGCTGTCGGTTGTTATGTGCGTTTATTTAGCCTACCTTTTATTATTCATTCTACAGGATTTCTGCGTGATTTGTGTCTCCACTTATTTGGTAAATATTGGCATAGCCACATTAGTCTATAAGAAATTGAATTATGTCCTTAAAAAATGTCATTAA
- the LOC134796050 gene encoding vitamin K epoxide reductase complex subunit 1 isoform X3, which translates to MGKKGLDRAIISAAIAGILISTYALFVEMTAEADSDYKAFCDLAEKVSCSNVLTSDFSKGFGIAEKGSVWEIPNCIYGIVFYCLMIIMTTYDQLCVVQMQFLTAMLSVVMCVYLAYLLLFILQDFCVICVSTYLVNIGIATLVYKKLNYVLKKCH; encoded by the exons ATGGGTAAAAAAGGTTTAGACAGAGCTATCATATCGGCAGCGATAGCCGGCATCTTGATATCCACTTACGCCTTGTTCGTGGAGATGACCGCAGAAGCAGACTCCGACTACAAGGCCTTCTGCGACCTCGCTGAAAAAGTCAGCTGCTCGAATGTTCTCACGTCTGA tttctcCAAAGGATTTGGCATAGCGGAGAAAGGGTCGGTGTGGGAAATTCCGAATTGCATTTATGGAATTGTTTTCTACTGCctcatgattattatga CTACGTATGACCAGCTGTGTGTGGTGCAAATGCAGTTTTTAACTGCAATGCTGTCGGTTGTTATGTGCGTTTATTTAGCCTACCTTTTATTATTCATTCTACAGGATTTCTGCGTGATTTGTGTCTCCACTTATTTGGTAAATATTGGCATAGCCACATTAGTCTATAAGAAATTGAATTATGTCCTTAAAAAATGTCATTAA